CCCTCGATTGGGTGGTGGCGGTGTGGGCCGCGGTCGTGGGCGTGCTGCTCGCCGTGGCCTGGACCACAGGACGCCGCACCTTCACCGCACAGGGCTTGCTGCTGCTTGTGCCCATCGTGTTTCGCGCATCGATGCACAACTTCGCGCAGCGCAGCTACTTCGCGTCGCTGAGCTGGGAGCAGCGCTGGCTGCCGGTGGCGACGACGGTCGCGCTGCTGTTCGCCGCACTCTATCCTGCATTCCGTCTGCAGGAGTCGGCCCAGGCAGCGCCGCCGGCGAGCGGGATCCGGCGCTGGGCCGGGGCGCTGATGCGGCGTCCGGAGCAACCCGTATTCTTTGCCGCCATCGGATTGCTCACCGTGCTGCTCTACCTCGAGACAGCGCACGCCCTGGTGACGGTGGCGTGGGGTATCGAAGCCGTCGCTGTGTTTGTGTTTGCGCTGCTGGTGCGCGAGCGCAGCTTCCGGCTCACCGGCTTGGCACTGCTGCTCGCGGCCATCGGCAAGATCGTGATCTTCGATATCTGGAGTTTCACCGGCGGGCAGAAGTTCGTGACCTTCATGGTGCTGGGCATCGTGACCATCGCCATCTCGCTGCTCTACACCCGCTACAAGGACGCGCTCAAGGAGTACCTGTGAAACATCGCATCATGCTGGTGGTGGTGGCGCTGGCGGCGGTGGCCGCGATCGTGGTGGCGCAACGCCGCCAGGTGGAGGCGGACGTGGGGCCAGCCGCTATCGTGCACTTCATCGCCGACACCGAGCACGAGCTCAGCCGGCTACCGGCCGAGTCCACGCGCATGACCGACGCGGAAGAGATCGCCATCGGCAACGAGATCGTGCGCGACCACGCCGCCGAGCTGGGTTCCAGCGAGCAGACGAATACCCCGATGGCCGCGTACGTGGAACGCGTCGGCATGGAAGTGGCCGCGCGCGCGCATCGCAAGCTGCCCTACAAGATCCACTACATCCAGGATGACGGTTTCGTGAACGCCTTTGCGCTGCCCGGCGGAAACGTCTTCATCGGCTCCGGCCTGGTGAACCTGATGGACACCGAGGACGAGCTCGCCAGTGTGCTCGGCCACGAGATCGAGCACATCGACCACTACCACTGCGCGGAACGTTACCAGCTGGAAGCCCGGCTGCGGCGCATCGGCGCCGGCGACCTCGCCGCCATCGCGCAGTTGCCGCTGGCAGTCTTTCAAGCCGGCTATTCCAAAGATCAGGAGTTCGAGGCGGACCGCGAAGGTACCCGCCTCGCCGTGCTCGCCGGATATTCACCGCTCGGCGCTGTCCGCCTGTTCGAAGCCTTCGAACGCATGGAGCAAACGCAGCAAAGGCGCACCCATCCCGCCGCCACCCCCGCAGACGAAGCCGCGCGCGTCGCGCTCGGCACGCTCTCCGGATACTTTCGCTCGCATCCCTACGCCGCCGAGCGGGCTGCGCGGATCCGGCGCATGATCGTGACCGAGCACTGGGAAGCCAAGGGGCAGGAGAAGCCGCTGGAGATGGGCGGCATCAACGCCGCGCGTCCGCCCGGGACGGCGCCCATGATCGGAACCCATTAAGCTTGGAACGCACTAAGTCTGGAACGCACTAAGCCCAGAAGGCATTTATCATGATTCGCGGAGCCGGCACGGGCTGCTCCAGCAGGAGAGATCAGGTTATGGACACGAGCACGATGCAGCGGTTGGCACGCGTGGGCCCTATCTGTTTGTTGATGCTTGCGGCAGCGGTGGCGGCGGCGCAGGAAGTGCCTCCCATGGTGGTGCAGCCGAACGTGCTGCCGGCTAAGGGCGGCAAGCACAAAGTGCTGGTCACGCTGGGGAATCGCACCCCGACGGGCATGGACACCGTGAAGCTCACGGTGGAATCGAATGGCGCGTCCGCGAAGTTCGGCGAAGTCGCGACCATCAACCCTTACCAGTGGCAGACGATCGAAGGCACGGTCGCGGATGACGATGGCCAGGTGCTGGTGGTCGAGTACATCCTCAACGACAAGCCGCAGAAGCTCGCCGTGATGCTCAACGAACCTCAACCTCCAACGACCAGTGGCGGCGGCAACATGCCGGCGCAGCGTGGCATGCCGCCCGCACTGTGGCTGGGCGCAGCGGCGCTGCTGGGTGCGATGGTGACGCTGGCGGGCGCCGCCGCCGGCCGGCGCGGGTCGTCGCGCTGACGCGCTAACGGATGCTGCCGAACGGGACCAGCGGTCTTTCCTTCTCGCGGCGTGCGCAAGTACTCATTCTGCTCGCCCTCGCGGTGGGCATCTACGTGGGTACTTCGTTCTGGCCTGCGCTGCTCGATGATGCCGACGCCTCGCACGCCCTCGTCTCCCGCGAGATGAACGCGAGCGGCGATTACGTTGTGTTGAAGCTCGACGGCGTCCGCTACCTGCAGAAAGCGCCGCTACATTATTGGGCGGTCGCGGCCCTCTACCGCGTGCTGGGCGAGAACGAGTTTGCCACCCGCTTGCCCGATGCGCTTGCCATGGTCGGGCTCGTGCTGATGGTCTACCTCTTCGGCCTCCGCTTCTTCGGGGAGCGCCCCGGCTTCTATGGCGGCCTCGCCACCGCCACCGCACTCGGCTTCTGGATGTTCACCCGCATCATGATCCCG
This DNA window, taken from Acidobacteriota bacterium, encodes the following:
- a CDS encoding M48 family metalloprotease; amino-acid sequence: MKHRIMLVVVALAAVAAIVVAQRRQVEADVGPAAIVHFIADTEHELSRLPAESTRMTDAEEIAIGNEIVRDHAAELGSSEQTNTPMAAYVERVGMEVAARAHRKLPYKIHYIQDDGFVNAFALPGGNVFIGSGLVNLMDTEDELASVLGHEIEHIDHYHCAERYQLEARLRRIGAGDLAAIAQLPLAVFQAGYSKDQEFEADREGTRLAVLAGYSPLGAVRLFEAFERMEQTQQRRTHPAATPADEAARVALGTLSGYFRSHPYAAERAARIRRMIVTEHWEAKGQEKPLEMGGINAARPPGTAPMIGTH